CATCCGGTGACGACGACCGCGGCAACCTTAGCTGCGGCGCGTTCCGTCACCACGCCAGTCGCAATCGGTACGCAAAACGCGGTGCCGGTTGCGCTCACGCCACAACCCACGTCCGCACCTGCCAGTGCTGGTGTGACCGCGACGGGCGCAGCGCCCATCCAGAACACGGCAACAGTTGCCACCAATGCCGCCCCGACCGCACCTGCAGCAGTCGTAGCCACCGCCAGTGCCGCGAAAGAGCCGGCGCTGATCGGCGTGGTTAGCGAAGTGCCCGCTGAAGCGCCACCTACCGATCTCTGGGATCGCATACGTGCCGGCTATGCGATGGACGACCTTGACGACCCACTGGTCGCGAAGTGGGAGAAGTTCTACGCTGAACGCCCCGACTACCTTGCACGCATCGTTGACCGTTCGGGCAAGTACATGTTCTACATCGTGACCGAACTGGAGCGGCGCGGCATGCCGCTCGAGATCGCGTTGTTGCCGATGATCGAGAGCGCGTTCAATCCAATCGCGCATTCTTCGGCAAAAGCTGCGGGCATCTGGCAGTTCATTCCGTCAACGGGTGTGAACTACGGCATGAAGCAGGACTGGTGGGCGGACTCGCGGCGCGACATCGTCGCTGCAACCAATGGCGCGCTCGACTATCTCGGCAAACTGCACGGCATGTTCGGTGACTGGCAGCTCGCACTGGCGTCCTACAACTGGGGCGAAGGCTCGGTCGCCCGCGCCGTGCAGCGCTCGAAGGCTCGTGGCAAGGACGGCACCTATCTCGCGCTCGACATGCCGGCCGAGACACGCAACTACCTGCCGAAGCTGCAGGCAGTCAAGAACATCATCCGCAACCCGGCGGCGTACGGCGTCACCATCGCCGGTATTCCCAACGAGCCGTACTTCAAGACGATCACGCTGGCGCATCCGATTGACCTGAAGCGTGCCGCGCAGCTGGCCGAGATGAGCGAGACCGACTTTGTCGCACTGAACCCGGCGCACAACCGCCCGGTGATTGGCGGTCGCAGCGAGTATCAGGTGCTGCTGCCGGCCGACAAGGCCGATGGCTTCCTTTCCCGTCTCGAAGCCAATGAGAAGCCGCGCGTGTCGTGGATGGCCTATCGCACGCGCTCAGGGGACCGCATCGAAGCGCTGGCGCAGCGTTTCGGCACCACGGTCGCTGCAATCAAGTCAGTCAACGGCATTCGCAGCGTCGCCGCGACACTCCCCGCCGGATACAACCTGCTGGTGCCTTCCGATGGCCCGTCGGAAGACGCGCTGGGCAGCATCCAGAATGCAGTGTTCACCAAGTTCCCCGAACACGTCGCTGCGCGCAGCCACAAGGTGCGTCGCGGTGAAACCTTCGCCAGCATCGCCCGGCGCTATGGCGTCAGCGCATCGACGCTGGCGTCGTGGAACCGGATGGGCAAGCAGAACGTGCGCGTCGGTCAGGTGCTCTATGTCAGCGGCCCGGCACCGGTACGGCAAGTCGCCAGCAAGGGCGGTCGCGTGGTCCAGGTCAAGCGTGGTGGCAAGACTGTACGCGCGGTGGCACCCGGCAAACGTGGCGCGGCAGTGAGTGGCAAGAAAGTCAGCAAACGGCGGCGTTAGGATTTGATCGCTTCAATAAAAAACGCGCCTGATGGCGCGTTTTTTATTGGTCACCGTCCCGACAGGGCACTAACTCAGCGGTCCTCTTCTGCGGCAGAAGGGCGACGACGCCCATGCACTGGCAGTGCGGCAATCTCATTTCGAAGATCCTGTTCGGCGACGCGCGAGCGCTTCGTCCCGCCTTTGCCATCATCGGCTACGTGCGCCCCTGACTTGCGTAGCAGCGGGTCTGCGGCGAGGCGATTGCGTGGCTTGCTTGCCGGCACGACTGCCACTGTCGCCGCAAGTTTGTTGCCTGGCGCAGGTACGGTGCTGACGGGGCGACGGGATTTGGTCATTGCTGCTCCGATGTGCAAAAAAAAACGGCGCGAAACCGCGCCGTTTTCTGCAGAAGAACTTCCTCGCGGAAATTACTTCTTCTTGGCTGCTGCTTTCTTAGCCGGCTTCTTGGCTGCTGCCTTTTTAGCGGGCTTCTTGGCTGCTGCTTTCTTAGCCGGCTTCTTGGCTGCTGCCTTTTTAGCGGGCTTCTTGGCTGCTGCTTTCTTGGCCGGCTTCTTGGCTGCTGCCTTCTTAGCGGGCTTCTTGGCTGCTGCTTTCTTAGCCGGCTTCTTGGCTGCTGCCTTTTTAGCGGGCTTCTTGGCTGCTGCTTTCTTGGCCGGCTTCTTGGCTGCTGCTTTCTTGGCCGGAGCCTTCTTCGCAGCAGGTTTCTTGGCAGCGGGCTTCTTCTTCGCGGCCGGCTTTTTCTTGGCCGGTGCCGGTGCTGCTGCAGCCGGTGCTGCCATCGTCATCATGTCGCTCATAGTGGTCTCCTAAGGTTGACTCTCACAGTTTTGAACATCACTTGAGGTGATCCTTTGGGCCATTACACGCGGTGTTCATCACGAAAAAACGCAACGATCATCGAGAGTTACAACGCAACACACCTCAGTGTCAGGCGCTGCTGCAAACGGTTCAAGGCACACGAACTTGTTTACAACACACACTCCTGATGTCGCGAATTCTAGCTTGATTTTTTTCTCGAACAATATTATTCGCGCGCGCGCTCCTCGTGCAGAAACGCTTTGTTGTTTTGTTGCACACGAAATTTGCAACGATGTGCGTGCAGAAAATTCAAATGACGATGCGCTCGTGTGCGATCAGATCCTCGAAGCGTTCGCGTTCACGAATGAGATGCGCTTCATCACGATCAATCAACACTTCGCATGGACGTGAGCGCGTGTTGTAGTTCGACGCCATCGTCATTCCATACGCACCAGCGCACAGCACGGCAAGCAGGTCCCCCTGTGAAAGCACCAGCTGGCGGGCCTTCGCGAGCCAGTCACCACTTTCACACACGGGCCCGACGATGTCGTAGAGCACTGCTTCACCGGTACGTTCAAGCACCGGCGCCACCGGATGAAACGCATCGTAAAGTGTCGGCCGGATGAGATCGTTCATCGCAGCATCGACCAGTGCAAAGTTCTTCGTCTCCCCCGGTTTGAGGAATTCAACGCGCGTGAGCAACAGGCCCGCATCGCCAACGATCGAACGACCTGGTTCGATGAGCAGATCAAGATGGCGGCCCGCAATCTCGCGCTCCACCGCGTGTGCAAATTCATCCATCGGCACCAGCGATTCGCCCTGGTAGTTGATCGCGCGTCCGCCACCGATGTCGAGGTGCTGCAGGTGGATGCCACGCGCCGACAAGTCGTCAACCAGCGACAACAGGCGACGCAGTGCATCCACATACGGCGACAGTTCCGTGATCTGCGAGCCGATGTGGCACTCGATGCCGTGCACTTCAATGCCGGGCATTGACGCTGCCAGTGTGTACAGGCGTACGGCATCAGCGTGCGCCACGCCAAACTTGTTCGACTTCAGGCCGGTGGAGATATAGGGATGCGTCTTCGCATCGACATCCGGATTGATGCGGAAGGTAATGCGAGCGCGTTTGCCATGGGCCTGCGCCACCTCGTTCACACGGTGCAACTCCGCTTCGGACTCGATGTTGAAGCAGAAGATGTTGTGCGCCAGCGCCAGCGCGATTTCGTCATGCCGTTTGGCAACCCCGGAGAAGATCACCTTGCCGGCTTCGCCGCCGGCAGCGATCACGCGTTGCAGTTCACCAGCGGAGACGATGTCGAAACCGGCCCCCTCTGCGGCCAGCAGGGCCAGCACGCTCAGCGTGGAATTCGCCTTCACCGCGTAGCAGATCAAAGGCTTCGACGCCGCAAACGCCCGTTGATAGGCGCGGAAGTTGTCGACGATGGTGGCGCGCGAGTAAACGTAGGCGGGCGTGCCGAACTGGCGTGCAACGTCGGTAAGGCGGACGTTCTCGCAAAGGAGCTCGCCATCCGGCGAGCGCTGAAGGTGTGGGGTGAGCATGAGGTGATGATTGCGAAGGAATTTTGCGGGGAGACGCGCTGGTAAATCTGTACCGCGCGCCGTGCTGCTCGCTCTGTGCGTCAGTCCTACGCTTGGGCGTTGGACGAAACGCCAGAACGCTGATCAGGTGGTCGCGATCATGCCGTCGGCATTAACGCACGGCGCGGCCGACGCAACCGCCAGTACCGTCGAGGCTTTAGGCGGCACCAATGGTCCCTTCTGGCCACAACCGGTGATGCCGACCGCAGCCAGCGCCACGAGAAACAGGGTGATGAGCAGATGTCGAAAGCGCATAGACTTGTGTGGAAATTAGTCTCAGTCGATAGTAGCAAATGCCCTCAGCCACTGAATTCAACGAGATCGTCGATGCACTGTTCGACCAGTTTGTCGAGGCGCTGGACAGTGCCGACGCCGTCGATGACGTCGAGCTCAATCAGGGGGTGCTCGAAGTCACTTGCGAAGATGGCTCGAAAATCATCGTCAATCGCCATGCGCCAACGCAGGAAATCTGGGTGGCTGCCAGAAGCGGTGGCTATCACTTCCGGCAAACGGATCAGGGCTGGGTCGACACCCGCAGCAGCGAGACACTGGCCAGCGCCATGACCCGCGTCGTCCGCGAACAAACCGGAGTGACGGTCAAATTTGCCTGAGCGGCAATGGCTCAGAGCTCCAGCAACACCGAGTAGTTCTTGATCGCCCGTTTGTGTGCCTTTGAATTGGCATCCAGCTGGGCGACGATCGCCCAGAACCGTGGCGAGTGGTTGAACTCCACCAGATGCGCCAGCTCATGGGCTACGACGTGCCGCATCAATTCAGGCGGCAACTGCAACAGCCGGAAGTTGAGTCGCACCCGTCCATCCGACGTGCAGCTCCCCCACATCGTGCGGGCGCTACTGATGGTGACCGCACGGAGCGGTAGCGCCGCCTCGGCTGCCATACGCTGGGCCAGTGAAGGCAACTCCTGTTTGGCAATCCGCATCAGCTCGGCATCGAGGGCGGCCGTGTCGAACTCACCCGCCGAGCTGGTGAGCACACAGCGTGACTCGGTCAGGTCCACACTATCGAACAATCCGGCACGCAATTCAACCTTGAGCCGCTTGCCGCGAAACAGCATGTGACCGCCATCGCGGTGCTCCGCCAGCTGGTCCCGTCGCGCCTGCTGCCGCGCCAGCGCCTTGCCGATCCACTCGCGGCGCTCGACGATGGCAGCGTCGATCTCATAAAGCGGCGTCCAGTTGGGAGCCCGGATCAGCAAGCCGTCGGTGGTGATGATCAGGCCAATTGACTTGCGGCGCGCACGCTCCAGTCGATAGCTGATGCCTGCGGAACTGACGCGCGGCTTCGATTCTGCGGGGCTCGGTGCCAGTCGCTGCCGTGGCGCACGACGCGGCGCGGGAGGTGGTGCCGGATCGCCAAAAAGCAACGCGCTCCAGAAACCCATCACTCAGCTCGCTGTGCGCCCTGATCCTGCGCGCGAGTCACCCAGGCGGGCAACCTCCGTCTCGATGGCGCGCTCAACCTCGTCGTTCAGTTCCGCCAGCGCGCGGCCGGTCGGCGAAATCGGTGGCAATATCGACATCGTCACCTTGCCGGGAAACTTCTTCCACGGATGACGCGGCCAGCAGTAACCCGCGTTGTGTGCGACAGGCAGGATCGGTACGTCACAGCCCATCGCCAGCCGCACGCCACCGGTCTTGTACTTGCCCTTGGTGCCCGCCTTGATTCGGGTACCCTCGGGGAAGACCACGATGGTGAAGCCGCGCTCATTGAGGCGCTCTTTGCCCTGCACGATCATCTGCTCCATCGCCTGCGCCCCTGCCTTGCGGTTGATAGTTATTGGTGACGACAGGGCAAAGCCCCAGCCAAAGAATGGCACCCACAGCAGCTCCTTCTTGGCGACAAAACTGCCCGGTGCAAAGTGTGTCTCCAGCATCAGCGTCTCCCAAGTGGAGGAGTGCTTGGCGAGCACGATAAACGGTCTGGCGGGGATGTTTTCGCCGCCGATGATTTCATAGTCGATGCGGCAGAGGTGTTTGGCAAACCAGATGAACAGCTCAGTGTAGGAGGCGCACATCAGGTTGCGCTGCCGTGGTGGCAGCCAGAAGCAGCCGCAGATGGCGAAGGCGTAGAGCGGCGTCATCACCAGTTGCAGCAGGACGTAGAGGGTGTTGCGCAGTGCCTGCATGGTCAGCCTTCAATACTCGCTGTGTCGGATTTCGGCTCAGCCAGCCGACAGGATTGCGTCGACCGCTGCCGACAGATCGTTGAACGTTTGTGTGCCGGTCGGCAAATTGCCGCCAGCCAGCGTGGCCGCCCCCTTGCCGCTCAACACCAGCATCGGTCGCGCGCCTGCGGCGGCGGCCGCCTGCAGGTCACGGAGCCCATCGCCAATGCAGGGCACGCCATCCAGCGGCACGCCAAGGCGCTGGCCGATATCGATGAACATGCCGGGCAACGGCTTGCGACAGCGGCAATCGGTGTCGCTTGAGTGTGGGCAGTAATAGATGACGTCAATGCGGCCACCGGCCTGCTGCACCGCCTTCAGCATCTTGGCGTGGATGGCGTTGAGTGCATTCATGTCGAGCAACCCGCGCTCGATGCCAGACTGATTGGTGGCTACCGCCACGTGATAGCCGGCACCATTCAGACGCGCAATCGCCTCCAGCGCGCCAGGAATCGGCCGCCACTCGTCCGGCGTCTTGATGAAGCGCTCGCTGTCGAAGTTGATGGTGCCGTCGCGGTCGAGAATCACCAGCTTCATAGTCCAGCCTCCCCTGCGCAGTACGGGAGGTGACGCGCGGAGCCGGAGGGGTCCGCGTGCGGCAATGGCACGCCTTTCGCAGGCACCCCCTCTGTCGGCTGCGCCGACATCTCCCCTGTTGCGCAGGAGAGACTGGCTGACGAAGGATTGCTGAATCGACGCACTATGCCGCCAGTTTCGACAAATCGGCGACCTTGTTCATTGCGTCACGCAAGTCACGCAGCAACGCGAGACGGTTGGCACGCACGGCCTTGTCCTCGGCCATCACCATGACCTTGTCGAAAAACTCATCAACGGGTGCCTTGAGCGCGGCGAAGGACTTGAGGTAGCCGGTGAAGTCGCCATTAGCGTAGAGCGCATCAGCGCTTGGGCCAACCGCATCCAGCGCCTGACGCAGGGCTTGTTCGGCGGGCTCCTGTGCGGCGTCACTGGTAGCAATCGCCTCGCCACCCTCCACGGCCTTTTTGAGGATGTTGGCGACGCGCTTGTTGGCGGCATTGAGGCTTGCGGCTTCAGGCAAGGATGCAAACGCCTGCACCGCCACCAGTTGCGCCGGTACGGTGGCGAACATGGCGGGCAGCGGTGCGACGACGGCCTCGATTTCGTTGGTGCTGGCGCCAGCGTCTTTCAGGAAACCACGCAGACGGTCGTAGATGAACGCGGAAAGTTCTGCGCTGGCATCGGTGACTTTGCCACCAAAGCTCTCAAACGCTGCGTTCAGCAACGATGCCAGCGGCACGGTCAGTTTCTGCTCAACCAGAATACGAATTACGCCAAGCGCATGCCGCCGCAACGCAAACGGATCCTTGTCCCCCGTCGGCGTCTGCCCGATCCCAAACAGGCCTGCCAGCGTTTCCAGCTTGTCCGCCAGCGCCACCGCTGTCGGCACACCCGACGACGGCAATGCGTCACCAGCAAAACGAGGCTGGTAGTGCTCCGCGCAGGCCGCAGCGACATCGGCAGGCTCGCCATCGTTCAGTGCGTAGTAGCGCCCCATCGTGCCTTGCAACTCGGGGAACTCACCCACCATCAGCGTCACCAGATCGGCCTTTGCCAGCGTCGCCGCGCGCTCGGCGCGCGCCCGATCTGCGCCGATCAGGCCGGCGATCTCACCTGCGAGCTGCGCCACGCGGGCGATGCGTTCGCCCTGGGTGCCGAGCTTGTTGTGATAGACCACCTTGCCCAGCTCGGGCACGCGATCAGCGAGTTTGGTCTTCTTGTCGGTTTCGAAGAAGAAGCGGGCATCGGCCAGACGTGGCCGCACCACGCGCTCGTTGCCTTCGATCACTTTCTTCGGATCCGCCAGCGCCATGTTCGACACGATCAGGAAGTGATTCTTCAGCTTGCCGGCGTCGTCGAACAGCGGGAAATACTTCTGGTTCGTCTTCATGGTCAGAATCAGGCATTCCTGCGGCACCGCGAGAAATTCCGGTTCGAACTGACAGACGTAGACCGTAGGCCACTCGACCAGTGACGTGACTTCATCGAGCAGGTCGGCGTAACTGGCCGGCGTGCCGAGGTTGGCGCCGAGCGATTTCGCCTTGGTGTCGAGCTGCGCCTGGATCATGTCGCGACGGGCCGCGAACACCGGTTCGACCTTGCCGTACTGGCGCAGCAATTCTTCGTACCGCGTGGCCGAATCAAGCTCGACGTTGTTCGCCCCCTGGAAGCGATGGCCATGCGCGATGCGGCCGGCGTCAAGGCCCAGCGCCTTCGCGGCAATGACATCGTCGCCATGCAGCGCCACCAGCCCGTGCGCCGGACGCACGAAGTTGACATCGGTTTCGCCGTCGGCGAGCTGGTAGGTCATCACTTTCGGGATCGGCAACTTGGCCAGCGTGGCTTCAATCGCGTTCTGCACGCCTGCTGCCAGCGTTGTGCCGGTCGCGAGCCCCACGAGGTAGACGTATTCAGCCTTGCCATCGCTCTCGATCAGCAGCTTGTCCGAGCCGAGCATTGCGTTCGGGAAACCCTCCGCTAGCGCCTCACGCCCGAGCGCCGCCAGCTTTTTGCGTAGGGCGACGGACGCATTGCCCGCCGCATCGCGTGCCACTGCGACAGGCATCAGTTTTTCCTTGATCGCCTTTGCGGGTGCTTCGGTCAGCACCGCATCAACACGGGCACCAAGGCGGCGCGGTGTCGCGAAGGAGACAGTGGTGGCACCGTTCGCCAGCAGGCCGTCGACGCGAAGGCTGGCCTCGATACCGGATGCAAATGCGTCGCCCAGTTTCTTGAGTGCCTTCGGCGGCAGCTCCTCGGTGAAGAGTTCGATCAGCAGTGGTTTGGCGGCGGCGCTCATGCGGCCACCTTCGCAGCAACCGCCGCAGACGATTTGGGCAGCATCGGGAAGCCCAGCCGCTCGCGGCTTTCGTAATAACTCTGCGCCACGCTGCGTGCGAGATTGCGGATGCGGCCGATGTAAGCCGCACGCTCGGTGACACTGATGGCGCCGCGTGCGTCCAGCAGGTTAAAGGTGTGCGCGGCCTTGAGCACCTGCTCGTAGGCGGGCAGTGCCAGCTGCTTTTCCATCAGCAGTTTGGCCTGCGCCTCGTAGTCACCGAAGTGGCGGAACAGCGCCTCGGCGTTGCTGTATTCAAAGTTGTAGGTCGACTGTTCGACTTCGTTCTGGTGAAACACATCGCGGTAGTAGAGCGTGCGTGTTTCGCCGTGCTCCTGCCACGTCGTCCACACCAGGTCGTAAACATTGTCCACGCCCTGCAGATACATGATCAGACGCTCAAGACCGAAGGTGATCTCGCCGGTGATCGGCTTGCACGGCAGGCCGCCGACCTGCTGGAAGTAGGTGAACTGCGTCACCTCCATGCCGTTCATCCAAACCTCCCAGCCCAGTCCCCAGGCGCCAAGCGTCGGGTTCTCCCAATCGTCCTCGACGAAGCGGACGTCGTTCTCCTGCAGGTTGAAGCCGAGCGCTTCCAGCGAACCCAGATAGAGCTCGAGGATGTTCGGCGGCGAGGGCTTTAGCACCACCTGATACTGGTAGTAGTGCTGCAAGCGGTTCGGGTTTTCGCCGTAACGGCCATCCTTCGGGCGGCGCGACGGCTGCACATAGGCCGCGCGCCACGGCTCCGGTCCGAGTGCGCGCAGGAAGGTGGCGGTGTGTGATGTACCAGCGCCAACCTCCATGTCGTACGGCTGAATGACGGCGCAGCCCTGCTGGTTCCAGTAGTTTTGCAGGCGGAGGATGGCTTCTTGAAAGGTGATCATTGCGAAAGCAGGACGAGTGACAGATGACGAATGACGAATGTCGTTCACCTCATCCGGTCACCCGTGTTCTACGTTGTTTCCCCGATTTTATGGGGCTTCGAGGCTGGCTCGCGTATCAGGCTGTTGCGCTGCCGCGGCGCAGGCGCTGCGCGGCGCCGATTCCTATGCCTGCGATGCAGATCAGCAGGATCGGCAGATCGCCCCACATGCTGTACGGCGTCGCGCCTTTGCGACCCTGCACCGTGGCTTCGAGGATGCCTTCCGTCCACGGCTCCAGCCGTTGCGTGACGTGGCCCTTGTCGTCGATCACCGCCGTAATGCCGGTATTGTTGGCGCGCAGCATCGGGCGGCCGGTTTCGATGGCACGCATCTGCGCGAGCTGCAAATGCTGCTCGGCAGCCGCGCTCTTGCCAAACCAGGCGTCGTTGCTGATGTTGACCAGTAGCGTCGCGTCCGGCATGGTGCGCAGCACGTCGCGCGCAAAGGCGTCCTCGTAGCAGATGGAGATGCCGAGCGTTTGCCCGTTCACCTTGATCGGCGACTGCGCCGGGTCGCCGGCCGTGAAGTCGCTCATTGGAATGGTCAGGTTGGCGTAGAACCACGCCAGCGGCCCGCGCAGCGGCATGTATTCGCCAAACGGCACCAGATGCACCTTGCGGTACTGCTGGATGTCCTCCACCCCCATCGACACGGCAGCGTTGAAGTACTTGCCGTTCTCCTCGACCGGCACACCGATCAGCAGGTTCGCGTTCTTGCTGAAGGCAATGCCGCGCAGCTTCTCGATGTACTCCGGCGGAATGCGCGACAGCGGCGCCGGCAGCGCCGTCTCCGGCAGGATGATCAGCTCGCCCTTCGCCTGTGAGACCAGCTTCTCGTAAAGCTGCAGCGTCTGCACGAATTTCTCGGGTTCCCATTTCATCGATTGGGGGACGTTGCCTTGAAGCAGCGAAACTTGAATCAGCTTGCCACTTTGTGAGGTGAACGCGTTGCCAGTCAACCCGAACAAACCAAGGAAGCAAAGCAACCCGACGAACTGCGCTGCCGCGAGCCAATACGCGGCCCTTCGTCGAACCGCACCGTTCGCTTCTGCCAAGGACTTGGCACCGGCCGCAGCGATGTATCCGCCGGCGGCCAGCACGACAAAACCCATTGCGAAGTGCCCAAGCAGCGTAGCGATGACAGATGGCGCAAATGGGCCAACCTGCGACACCCCGACACTCAACCACTCAAACCCGGTGAATAAATGCGCCCGCAAGTACTCGGCAAACGTCCAAGCCGACGCGAACACGAAAGCGAAGAACACGGGACTGCGCGCTCTTGTCCATGTCGCAAACGCGCACGCCAGCGCCGGATACAACGCCAGAAACGCACAGAACAGGAACGCCGAGAACCACGCCAGCAGCAGCGGCATGCCGCCGAACTCGTTCATGCTGACGCGCACCCAGGACACACCCGCGAGGAAGTAGGCGAGGCCAAATGCAAAACCGAGCAGCGCACCACGCCGAACCGTCGGCGCGCGGGCAATCAGCGCGGCCAGCGCGGCGAAGCCCAGGTAGGGGAACCACCACCAGCCAACCGGCGCGAAGCCGAGCCAGGCGGTGAGTGCGCCCGCGAACGCAGCCGAAGACAGCGTCAGGAGGGTCGGCAGCCCCCTGCCCACGCTACTACCTTCGTCACTCGTCATTCGTCTTTCGTCCTGTCGCGCCCGCGCGACTAGACCCGCTCCACCGTCATCAGCCACACGCGGCGGCCATCGGCGCGCAGCACGGTGAACCTGAAGCCGCCGAGCGTGATGCTTTCGCCGCGATGCGGGACGCGGGCGAATTCCTGCATCAGCAGGCCGCCGACGGTACCGGATTCGTCATCGCTGAAGGTGGTGCCGAATTTCTCGTTGAAGGCGTCAATCTCGGTGGAGGCCTTGACGCGCCATTTGGTGGCCGTCTCGGCGACGATGTTGTCGGCCTCTTCGTCGTAGTCGTATTCGTCGATGATCTCGCCGACGATCTGCTCCAGCACGTCCTCCAGCGTGACCAGCCCGGCCACCGAGCCGTGTTCGTCGATCACGATGGCCATGTGGTTGCGCTGCGATCGGAACTCGCGCAGCAGCACGTTGAGGCGCTTGGTCTCGGGCACGAAGATCGGTGGCCGCGCCACTGCCTTCAGCGAGAACGCATCGGGATTGACCAGATAGGCGAGCAGGTCCTTGGCGAGCAGGATGCCGACGACCTCGTCGCGGTTTTCGCCGATCACTGGGTAGCGCGAGTGGCGCGTTTCGACCATCTCGGCGATCACTTCGGCCGGCGCGTCGTCAATCTCGATCACGTCCATCTGCGAGCGCGGCACCATCACGTCGCTCACTGTCATCTCGGCGACTTCGAGCGCCCCCTCGAAAATGGAGAGCGCGTCGGCGTCGAGCAGTTTGCGCTCGTGGGCGTCGCGCAGCATGTCGAGCAGGTCCTCGCGATCCTCTGGCGCACCGGAGAGCATCGTCGACAGCCGCTCAAAGAACGACGGCTTGGGGCGCGGTTCGCTGTCGCTCATGGACGATCAGTGGGCCGCCAGCCCGATTGGCTTTGCCGGAAAATGGCGTCAGCACTGGGCTTGATGGGCGAAAACGCGAAAAGTCGGCTATTGCTTAAATGTGGCCGTAAGCCCATTGCGAACGCCATTTCAACGAAAAGCTGTTCGATCAGGGCGGCTGGCCTTGCGGCGCTACTCGGTCTCATACGGATTTTTTATACGAAATCGTTTCAGCACCGCTATCTCGATCGCTTCCATTGCCGCTGCCTCGGTGGCGTCTTCATGGTCGAAGCCCTGAGCATGCAGCATGCCATGCACCACCATGTGGGCATGATGATCGTGCACTGCCTTCTTCTGCTCGCGGGCCTCGCGGGCGATCACCGGCGCGCAGATGGCGATGTCGGCCTGGTACGGCTGCGCCGCAGGACGAATGACCAATGACGAATGACGAACGGTGCTGCCCGCCCTGCTGGTGAGGGGTTCGTGAACAAAGGTCAACACGTTCGTTGCGTAGTCCTTGCCACGGAAATCGCGGTTGAGGGCGCGGCCCTCTTTCTCATCGACGTAGCGAATGGTCACCACGCCGTCACCGGCACCCGCATTCCCCGCGTGCGCGGCCAGCGCCCAGCGACGCACCTGCGCGCGCGAGGGCAGATGCGCCGCCGCTGAGGCAAACTGCACGCTGAGGTGTAGAGTCATGGCGTGAGCACCTCTGCTTTACAGCGGCGAGGACGAAAGACGAATGACGAGTGACGAAAATCACATCGCCAAGTCCGCGCACCCATGTCGTCATTCGTCATTGGTCATTCGTCCTGCGGCGAACAGCCGCTAACTGTTATCCCGCGCGCTTTGCCGTTCATAGGCGTTCACAATCTTCTGCACCAGCGGATGCCGCACAACGTCCACGCTGGTGAAACGGGTGAAGGCAATGCCTTTGACACCACCGAGCACATGCTGGGCGTCAATCAGGCCGCTCTTCTGGCTCTTCTGCAGATCAATCTGCGTCGGGTCGCCGGTGACCACCGTCTTGGTGCCAAAGCCGATGCGCGTCAAAAACATCTTCATCTGCTCGGGCGTGGTGTTCTGCGCCTCGTCGAGGATGATGAAGGCGCCGTTCAGCGTGCGCCCGCGCATGAAGGCA
This is a stretch of genomic DNA from Casimicrobium huifangae. It encodes these proteins:
- a CDS encoding HlyC/CorC family transporter, producing MSDSEPRPKPSFFERLSTMLSGAPEDREDLLDMLRDAHERKLLDADALSIFEGALEVAEMTVSDVMVPRSQMDVIEIDDAPAEVIAEMVETRHSRYPVIGENRDEVVGILLAKDLLAYLVNPDAFSLKAVARPPIFVPETKRLNVLLREFRSQRNHMAIVIDEHGSVAGLVTLEDVLEQIVGEIIDEYDYDEEADNIVAETATKWRVKASTEIDAFNEKFGTTFSDDESGTVGGLLMQEFARVPHRGESITLGGFRFTVLRADGRRVWLMTVERV
- the lnt gene encoding apolipoprotein N-acyltransferase; its protein translation is MTSDEGSSVGRGLPTLLTLSSAAFAGALTAWLGFAPVGWWWFPYLGFAALAALIARAPTVRRGALLGFAFGLAYFLAGVSWVRVSMNEFGGMPLLLAWFSAFLFCAFLALYPALACAFATWTRARSPVFFAFVFASAWTFAEYLRAHLFTGFEWLSVGVSQVGPFAPSVIATLLGHFAMGFVVLAAGGYIAAAGAKSLAEANGAVRRRAAYWLAAAQFVGLLCFLGLFGLTGNAFTSQSGKLIQVSLLQGNVPQSMKWEPEKFVQTLQLYEKLVSQAKGELIILPETALPAPLSRIPPEYIEKLRGIAFSKNANLLIGVPVEENGKYFNAAVSMGVEDIQQYRKVHLVPFGEYMPLRGPLAWFYANLTIPMSDFTAGDPAQSPIKVNGQTLGISICYEDAFARDVLRTMPDATLLVNISNDAWFGKSAAAEQHLQLAQMRAIETGRPMLRANNTGITAVIDDKGHVTQRLEPWTEGILEATVQGRKGATPYSMWGDLPILLICIAGIGIGAAQRLRRGSATA
- the glyS gene encoding glycine--tRNA ligase subunit beta, with the protein product MSAAAKPLLIELFTEELPPKALKKLGDAFASGIEASLRVDGLLANGATTVSFATPRRLGARVDAVLTEAPAKAIKEKLMPVAVARDAAGNASVALRKKLAALGREALAEGFPNAMLGSDKLLIESDGKAEYVYLVGLATGTTLAAGVQNAIEATLAKLPIPKVMTYQLADGETDVNFVRPAHGLVALHGDDVIAAKALGLDAGRIAHGHRFQGANNVELDSATRYEELLRQYGKVEPVFAARRDMIQAQLDTKAKSLGANLGTPASYADLLDEVTSLVEWPTVYVCQFEPEFLAVPQECLILTMKTNQKYFPLFDDAGKLKNHFLIVSNMALADPKKVIEGNERVVRPRLADARFFFETDKKTKLADRVPELGKVVYHNKLGTQGERIARVAQLAGEIAGLIGADRARAERAATLAKADLVTLMVGEFPELQGTMGRYYALNDGEPADVAAACAEHYQPRFAGDALPSSGVPTAVALADKLETLAGLFGIGQTPTGDKDPFALRRHALGVIRILVEQKLTVPLASLLNAAFESFGGKVTDASAELSAFIYDRLRGFLKDAGASTNEIEAVVAPLPAMFATVPAQLVAVQAFASLPEAASLNAANKRVANILKKAVEGGEAIATSDAAQEPAEQALRQALDAVGPSADALYANGDFTGYLKSFAALKAPVDEFFDKVMVMAEDKAVRANRLALLRDLRDAMNKVADLSKLAA
- the glyQ gene encoding glycine--tRNA ligase subunit alpha, which produces MITFQEAILRLQNYWNQQGCAVIQPYDMEVGAGTSHTATFLRALGPEPWRAAYVQPSRRPKDGRYGENPNRLQHYYQYQVVLKPSPPNILELYLGSLEALGFNLQENDVRFVEDDWENPTLGAWGLGWEVWMNGMEVTQFTYFQQVGGLPCKPITGEITFGLERLIMYLQGVDNVYDLVWTTWQEHGETRTLYYRDVFHQNEVEQSTYNFEYSNAEALFRHFGDYEAQAKLLMEKQLALPAYEQVLKAAHTFNLLDARGAISVTERAAYIGRIRNLARSVAQSYYESRERLGFPMLPKSSAAVAAKVAA
- the ybeY gene encoding rRNA maturation RNase YbeY gives rise to the protein MTLHLSVQFASAAAHLPSRAQVRRWALAAHAGNAGAGDGVVTIRYVDEKEGRALNRDFRGKDYATNVLTFVHEPLTSRAGSTVRHSSLVIRPAAQPYQADIAICAPVIAREAREQKKAVHDHHAHMVVHGMLHAQGFDHEDATEAAAMEAIEIAVLKRFRIKNPYETE